One Methanocaldococcus infernus ME DNA segment encodes these proteins:
- a CDS encoding GTP cyclohydrolase III yields the protein MIQITVIQIDNYGPWTVTPNPRRENDLQALQSRLYEDLNLMFGMYGGLVFYTRFDNLIAITNGISLEVHKKIQESVRNRYPFTISMAIASAETPYEAQKLATKTLQEYGSAQDSNRREVLDVANELVNGYVQIAHIDINNVTGTFTDVYSAYDTYLKVNEVKLLLMKEFLKYEALLFFIGGDNFMAPSNGMNEEDYIKIFDNINKKLNLDLKAGVGIGKSAEEAANLADIGLEEIRGKRVDKNICILKNDKFFKEVLRKGKSCGL from the coding sequence ATGATCCAAATTACAGTTATTCAGATAGATAACTATGGGCCTTGGACAGTAACACCAAATCCAAGAAGAGAGAATGACTTACAAGCTTTACAGAGTAGGCTTTATGAAGACCTTAACTTAATGTTTGGCATGTATGGGGGCTTAGTGTTCTATACAAGGTTTGACAATCTAATAGCTATAACCAATGGGATCAGCTTAGAGGTTCATAAGAAGATACAGGAGAGTGTAAGAAATAGATATCCATTTACTATAAGTATGGCTATAGCTTCAGCAGAAACTCCTTATGAAGCTCAAAAGCTTGCAACAAAGACGTTACAAGAGTATGGTAGTGCCCAAGATAGTAATAGGAGAGAAGTGTTAGATGTTGCCAATGAGTTAGTAAATGGCTATGTTCAGATAGCCCATATAGATATAAATAATGTAACTGGCACATTTACAGATGTTTATTCAGCCTATGACACCTATCTTAAAGTTAATGAGGTTAAGCTCTTGTTAATGAAAGAGTTTTTAAAATATGAGGCTCTTCTCTTTTTTATTGGTGGAGATAATTTCATGGCTCCATCAAATGGGATGAATGAAGAAGATTATATAAAAATATTTGATAATATAAATAAAAAGCTAAACCTTGATCTAAAAGCAGGAGTTGGAATAGGGAAGAGTGCTGAAGAGGCAGCAAACTTAGCAGATATTGGTTTAGAGGAGATAAGAGGGAAGAGAGTAGATAAAAACATATGTATATTGAAAAATGACAAATTTTTTAAAGAAGTGCTAAGAAAGGGGAAATCCTGTGGGTTGTAA
- the trmY gene encoding tRNA (pseudouridine(54)-N(1))-methyltransferase TrmY, giving the protein MTREFIFKANKTITSPEINLKDLPGSCGRLDLVCRCISDSLFLSHDIRRDTIFYSILCGPPNPPVCIKFVGSELKKVSPDERNIAIFIKKALKKFLDSKNKEEWIESTPGIYVRKIGFKDLVMEKIREGKNIYYLHKEGKPIEEVSIEKPVFILGDHIGLLEEDESFLKDKAIKVSVSPLELHANHCIVIVHNVLDKRGIGDDPNYSYSDR; this is encoded by the coding sequence ATGACAAGGGAATTTATCTTTAAAGCTAATAAAACTATAACTTCCCCTGAGATAAATTTAAAAGATCTACCAGGAAGTTGTGGAAGGCTTGACTTGGTTTGCAGATGTATTAGTGACTCTCTCTTTTTATCCCATGACATTAGAAGAGACACTATCTTTTACTCCATCCTCTGTGGCCCTCCAAATCCTCCAGTGTGTATAAAATTTGTTGGCTCAGAGTTGAAGAAAGTGTCCCCTGATGAGAGGAATATTGCTATTTTTATTAAAAAAGCTCTAAAGAAATTTTTAGACTCTAAAAATAAAGAAGAGTGGATAGAGTCAACTCCTGGGATATATGTGAGGAAAATAGGATTTAAAGATTTGGTAATGGAAAAAATTCGTGAAGGAAAAAATATATATTACTTACATAAAGAAGGAAAGCCAATAGAAGAGGTTAGTATAGAAAAGCCAGTTTTTATTTTAGGGGATCATATTGGTTTATTGGAGGAAGATGAAAGCTTTCTTAAAGATAAGGCTATTAAAGTTTCTGTCTCTCCATTGGAGTTACATGCTAACCACTGTATTGTTATAGTTCATAATGTCTTAGACAAGAGAGGGATAGGAGATGATCCAAATTACAGTTATTCAGATAGATAA